The genomic stretch ATTTTCAGTGTGTTACTTAAAAATAGGATAACAGTGTCCCTTCAAGTAAAGCCTTATTCCCTAAAGCGGGTCTTTTttgacttccttttttttcttctgttagaATGTTATTGATTGCCTTGGCCTTGATATGGGCTGATGGGACCACGTTTGTCTCTGCTAGCAACAAGACCAGCTGTGACCACATGCGAAACAATCGATCGTGTGTGCAGGATATTATGGAGTCCAGTGTCTTCAGCTCAATGTATTGTGGCTTCACAGTTCCATATGACAGTTGCGATCAAATGTGTCAGGATAGCAAGTGTGATACCATTGAGTGCCGCTCATTGGTCAGATGTGGCCAGAATTGTTTCGAAAGCCGTGGTTGTGGATCGATGACGTGCAACTCCAAGGCGTGCGATCAACATTGTAGCACTCCCGTTTGCGATGGCATGAAGTGTGTCCAAGACGTAGAGAGTTGTGAGCAAGTAACTGCCAGATCGATGATGTGTGAAGCAAGGGCTTGTAAACAGACTTGTGGACATAGTTATGAGTCCCACGAATGCCGAATGTTTTGTCCTGCTAGGTCGGGAACTTGCAGTCAGTTTGGTGAGAAATCAAGCAATGCCACAATGTTTTGTGTAAGAGATATGTGCAACCAGCGATGTGGAATCGAAGGACGATGTAACATGGCTTGTTGGTCCCCTGTTCCCAGGCCAGGTATTTGCGAGCAAGAGTGTTCTTCGGGCACTTGCGAAAATATGGTCTGCATTGCTTCGAACTGCACTCAAAAGTGTCGCCATGGAGACTGTAACATGGTTTGTTCCCTGGGATCAAAGACCTGCACCCAGACAGCAAACACTGATCGAATAAATAGCAAGGTCGATATGGAATGTCATTCAGAGATTTGTGGCCAAAATTGCAGCAACGGGACTTGCAACATGACCTGCTCAGCGGCCGTAAAACATTGCTATCAAACTTGTGAAAATGGGAGTACTTGCATCCACAAGTGCGATGCTGAGCATTGCGTGATCACAAATTGTTCCATCGAAGAAGCATGCTTCGAGCAAGTCTATTCTAGAAGCACGACAACTACCAACCCCACCACGACAAGAAAGAGTACCAGTGCCACTGTTCCAACAACTGTCGGTCACCCCAGTGCTTCTGCCCCGCCAAAAATAAGGTTGTCAGTTTTGAAAGTTTTCGTCTTCTTCGCCTTTTCATTTTGTCTCTAAAATCGCCAAAGGCCCACTGTCACAACCTGGTTGCTAGGCCCCCTCTCTCCATGGTGAGGGAAAAAGAGAGACCCTTTCAGCTTTTTTaacagtttttctgtttttcgatctaaactgaaataaaccGTTAACTCAAAGTTTTCGTGCGATATTTTAATGATTGTATGAATTCTTAATTTTAAGGTAAATAACAAAAGATTAGTAGTTGCTTAGAAGGTCTGGTTTCAAGAAAGCAATCAATCTACAAATAATTTAGACTGAAATTCAGTGAAAGGCTATGACACAAATATTTTCCTGGTCACGCGTTTTAATTCCTGGGTCAACAAATTTGTATTTAATCAACCAAGTCTATCCCTCAATAGACtacttttgatatattaaaattcagtttggcAGCGAGGCCTAGAAAACACAAACTAAGGAAACTGAATCATATCATCaccatatatctttatttaccctcggattttcaGAGCAGCTTgttgtagctaatatctccgagcatttcccctcccaaccatgatacaccacagaagacagaccacaacaccgggaactacatgccctactctttacgacaagtgtgcgggttcttttaagTCCCACAGGATTaggaacattgaagggttgagagacgggacctccggcttatcgtccttatccgagaagactagagagtctaaccatttgcagatgtaataacaaaggcagcactttctcctcagttatttaaagaccctgagtgttggtccggccgaagttgaactcacgacctcccgcgtaacagcccggtgttcaaccaactgagccaccggtgcgcggtgaatGAACAtgcttctttatttcttttgtttgtgtcctctaagcctAACTATcgagctgaattttaatatatcgaaagtggtctattgaaggattattcttctTAATTGTCAATAGACCGTTtccactcacgtgaccagcagcgaactcggtgaacaatcccgataccaccttgcgcgccctGTTAAGCAAtcccgataccaccttgcgcgccccgttaagcaataccgataccaccttacGCGCCCTGTTAAGCAATACTGATACCACCTTGTGCGCTCGggtgagcaaatcgagattgctttGCCCTatacaatatctaccaatttataTATTAATTTACATTTTTCCCCTTTTTATGTGGGGTCCTCGGGTTTTCGCCCagattctcagtattggactggaactacaactgtagcttgcaatggaggctaatgcgggggaatatattaaaaagtatttgcatttgaaagattcccctgcattagcctccattgcaagctagttccagtccaatactgagaatacaaatatggtctattcccggaggattagtttcaaattggtacaccatcatggccgccattccggtaaagacttgtttccatatctcaaagtgcccttggacgtgaggtacctgggaatgaaattaaatcactggaatcgaaatgctaacagttaagcctaaatattgttttaggcctaattaggcctaaggttagcatttctaaggggtttgggctttttcaacagttacattataacctcagtctgcatttttaaattcattcccaggcacctcacgtccaaaggcactttgagatatggaaacaagtctttacccgccattcctttgttttggaacaccaacatggccgtcgtgacgtTATGTGGAAATGCTCCAtttgctccaaatgaagtattatcgttcattttggacactggaAGCTTAATAGGGATCTGTCATGGAAAatgacccttttttttttgaaaaccaaAGCCCCCTGACTGGACTCTAAAGACTCGAACCTGGAAACATTTTATTATTAACCCCTttacttaaccactagactaccaaaGAGCACTAACTGCGATAGCGTCATTTTTgttaaatgtcaataattttcttCTTCCAAATGCCGCTGcaaacgtgtattaacagccagtaagaagcaagcttacgcagtggaaaatgtcggttaaccttaccaaacttcaagagaaagctgacCATTATTCACTTACCCGTcaattgatctttagtggttaagtggatggatccaatgaaattagccCCCCATAgcacgcagctctttacaacctctaatttcattggaacCTATTGTTTCTATATTTacagtcctttttttttttttgcatcgtGCTTTGTGTCTATTGTTgtctgaaccaatcccgagagccgttgtaatagctgcgtactgaccccaaatttgaggttttatggaggatgTCAGCACTTGGGAGGTAAATTTTCACTTTCTCCTCTAAATTAAGCGTAACTCGTATCGCTTTCATTCTTAAGGAACTGTCACACCATTTTTATGTTAAAACgcttgaaatagtcacgaagtgattacaataacgcgaatttatgtgTTGAGATGACGTACTCGTTGCCGTttccgtcgtctttgctaaagctccctgggcccggttgttcaaaagccgattaacgctaattccagattaaaaattaaccaaggagtttatttctctcctcccaaatgctgttcaatgctgatatccggctaaactttacattagaaggaATCAatctcaaaaaaacaaaaataagcaaaataaattttcaccaaaaagctgaaaagaagaaacaaaaatttacgctaatcctggattaagttaatccgctTTCGAACAACGGGGCCCTGATGTTGAAGAAGGGGGACAAACGacctcaacacatcatcaacaactCACGAAAGGCtttgtattcagtcccaggctgcagccgcggttgttactgtGCATACGcacatggatacgtcattgagagagaccgattagtgcgcaagcgcatacccaacaatgttgaaagagagGGGCAAAgggcttcaacttcattcaacattcgtgaaaacaagagaaatgttgaatggttgttgaagtaAAGTTAAAACGCTCTTAAACTCGTTCAACATCGactcaacttcgattcaacatgtttcaacacggttgaaagggggaggggacggtttcaacatcgctgttcaaccaAAATCGAacggttgttgaagcaaatgttcaaGCCTTTTGCCCGAGCTTTAAATTGTTTAAATCATCTGAGTTTTCGGAAAGATAGCCTCTCAGTTTCTAATAGCAGTGTTATCATTAAGATGCAGTGAATTTTATGATGATTTATTCAACAATAAAATGTTGCTACCGTTGCTACCGTTGCTGAAGGTTCCAATTAATGCTCCAGCTGTGGACAAGGTACGTTTTCCCTAGCCATTTCAAATTGACCTTTAAGGAAATACGGTATCAAAATGGCAAGGGAAAACTTTCCTTGTCCACAGCTGGAGCAGTAATTGGAACCTTCAGCAACGGTGGAAttacaatggaaacaaaacATGGTTCTCTTTCGTTGAGGTAGAAGAAAAAGCTAgtgacttaaggacgttcgcgcccattgctactgcgcatcttttcgcacatgtcacgcacacgtcatgcatcgtagaccacgcaggtaaacacgatgctaaaggcgcaaaaattttccacaagaatggaacatgaaagtatgtggcatcatgggatagctgtggacccaggtcttctcggaaatgtcacgcaatggcgtgacagtgcgactagacaatcgctttgagaacttcgcagcgattttactctcttgaatgctcggtgacccccatttttctttccgtagatcacttcctttcttgattttgtccattttaacaaaaaacaaaaaaaatctgtacgtgagaagttacaaatatttggccttttatgctctcgcaCTACCTAATACTAATaggtatcgtttttcaaggtctattttacctcagaaaaagacatcagctgcaaaggttaatttagttatattagttatgttgaactgagtacgtttacctgatctaaatttcactcatgtagcttttttattgctgacagttgtaagctaagttcgtcttaaagtaacgcaatcttctaaaaatgcacctcatgattttgaaaacgagcacggtgaccccccattttttttttgcctatttggcaaaagtagatcattacctttctgcgtgacaagtttaaaaaaaatctgtaagtgggaacgttttgggcgcgaacgtccttaagccatTGACCCCTAAGAGTGGTttttaggtgtgaatgggttaatttgACTCAGACAAAAACAATGTCGCCATTTAATGGTGCAGATGCTGAACCTCGCAGGTAGTGGCCTCATGTATGACAAATATTCTTTGACGTCTTGCACCGCTGGCTGGAGGTGACTGAAGACGCCTAGCGTGGTCgacaattttgaattttgatgCGAGTGATTTGTAATTATTTGCTGTAGGTGATTTAAATTTTCTGTGAGTGATTTGTAATTTGCTGTGagtaatttgtaatttgttgtAAGTGAATTGTAATTtgctgtgagtgatttgaaaatgttgtgagtgatttgaatttgctgtgagcATTTGGTTTTGatgtgacagttgtgggccaccgtggATGGTTGACTCCAGGTCTTCATTGGGAATTTGGACTCGCGAAAGAGCTGCGGTTGAAATCAAGTAAGTACCTTGCATCATTTTAGAAAATGAACCGAAATTATTTATCACAGTTTTCACCTTGACTTTCATGATGGTCTGGTGAAATCTCTTGCCAGGCCTATCACTCATATTATAAGCCGATTTTCGGCATGGCGCGCTGACATGACAGCGAAAACAAAAGCACTATAAGGGAAAACTTGAGCCTCGATAAATGAGCCGTTAATAGAACGGGAAAAATATGGAAGGGCTTTGAGTTCACGTGCAGCTTGTGTCGCAAACGGAAACGCTTCTTTGTGGGCGGGTTTCTGCAATCGCTGCGAAGCTCGACTCCCGAATCCTCTAAGTTGAATTTGCATCGCAAAAGAAGTTCAATGATGCGTTCGGAAAGTAATGCCACAAAATAAAACGATGTCTCGTCGTCTGACTATGctggacactgaaaaacgcaaaactgtaaaatgaaaattcggttagcctgaattaggcctaaataacattcggttagcctaattaagtggcattcaggttagcctgtttacggttagctctcaatgacagtgagggtaacgccatatacacggtctgcacagtctgcagtctgcgttttggggtGACCGGGCTGTTCAAAGTTTGGCTTGCGACGtcttaaaaacaaaaaggtgaatGTTTTCGGATTGTTCACGTCGCATAGCCGTGCCATTTAAACTGAAAATGCAAAATAACATTTAAAACGACCAAAAACACTTCAAGCGTAATAATTTATTCCGCCGGCAAGCAGTTTTAAACACTCCCTTGCGAAACATCTGTGAATGGCTTTTCAACTGTCTTGCAGCTTTTAACTGCATGAACCTAAAGCGCCGGGTACAATGATTTTGTCAACATTTGGAGAAGTAGTTTGCTTAAAAGATAAAATCATTTTAGATATACAGGAACGAAAATACGCATTGCGCTTGTTTCAACACTGAAGATGCAAAAATTTGATGCGACAAGCCGACTTAATTTTACTTTCCGTATGAAAATGATGCagttttaaatcaatgaaaTCTCCAATTAAACCCcccaaaaatcccgaaaacaaTCTTAATACCTCTTGAAACTGGACTAACCTTCAGTTCCTAATGCGTTGCGAAACAAATTAAACTTCAGTAGGGAGGAGATGAAAGGTCACAGCACCACAAAAGGACAACATCACGAACAGTGAGCAGCGGCGATAGCAAACGTTTCCTGGATTTAATTCGGGTCTGCTGAATATCTTACCGCTCTAATCAAATGCAAGACAACTTGCACAAGAAACATCGCGGCGAACAAGCTATCGTAGTTCACCGTCATCTGAACTGAACATTCGCGGAATGTAGAAAGTGTATAAAAAAATACGTACTACATCAAGAGAGAGTCTTTCCGCCGCAACACGTGCCGCTTTGCTGAAAGATTTTTTAGTTTCGCCGCAAAAAACGCTCCATAACGTACCCAAATTTTGATCGATAATTATTTAGAAGTTTTATAATGACCGAGAATCTGTTTCACGGTAGCTACTCCTAGCCAATTACGTACAAGTCAAAAATGCATATGCCGTGCATGTTTAATGTATCAAGGACGTGACGCCAGTTCTCTTCAATTACTTTGAAAGAAATTGCAGAAACAAAACCCAGAGCCGCATAACCTTTATAAATCTGCGACGTTCGGGACACTTTAGTCAACAATCACGCATTGTTTACTTTCTCTCTGTCGCCTTTTTACATACTAAAAACACAATTCAAAGGGGCGAAAATGAATAACAAAGATCAAACGCGTTGAAAAGAAACTAGTTTTGCAAACGCGTTGGTCTTATTTTCAAGCGCGTTGACTCTTCGTTCTCAACGCGTTGTCAACACGTTTGatggttcgcttatctttgaGCGGTACTTAGTAAGATTTGGCAACACATTATAAAGTTTGGTATGTCAACTATGTTCAAAGAAAAGAGCGCTTTTAAAGCAATTATTTCAATATGCAGAAGAATTAGCCCATCCAAGTATATTTCTAGGTAAAAAAAATGCGATAATGACAAAAGAATCACTCCTGTTCATTTTAGTAATATGCAAGTCTGAATTGACACGATCTGACCACAGATGTGCCATGTGTGTGGAAATATATTCTTTAAAACTAAGAAATTGCAGATGAAAATTTTGCTTGGAAAGGCAAAGATTGCTCTGCGTAGGTGTCATATAAATAAAAGATCAATAACTGCTGGACAATTAAAGCAACAAGGTGCTAGAGAAAAATTAATCCACCATGATTAGGGTTTTAACTTCTTGAGGGTATTGAGAGGTTCACCTCCTTATTTTGAAAAAGCTAATAAGGACATTTTTGCAATGATTAGGCATCTTGGTTTTGCAGTTTCTCCTCAGCAGAAACACAGTGGATTCATCTTTTAAAAATACTAGGCCAACTTGTTGACGACAAACAATACACTGATATTGAACGGGAAAGTTTAGATAAGATTAATTCAAAGTGACCCAGTCACGTGTGCCAGATAATTAGCTACCAAATTATTCAGTTTATAAGAAAATTTCTGTGCAGTAATGTAGCACCTTTAGGTAAATTTTCTGACTGGTTTTATAGAGTTGAATATCACAAAAGAGGCTCAACTCATATTCATATGTTGATATGACTTGACAATGCTCCAACGTATGGTTTTGTCAGTGACAAAGAAGTCATACAATTTATCAGTGAAGTAATCACTTGTCAGTGTAGCGTATGTAGATCAACCAGAGACACGTCTTAACAACACAACAGTTTTAATGCTTCATTTAAAATGGCGTCCCTTTTCGCTCAGCACATGTTCACTTCCAAATAATGAAATACCAAATATGGACATACACTACAGCCAGAAACCCAGTCACAACCCTGAATTGCTAAAACTTGTCAACAAGCAAGTACATAGACACTCTCACACTTGCAAAAAGAAGTCCAAGACAGAATGTCGATTTAATTATCAGCAGCCACCTACGTGTATGAAGGCAAGTAGATCAATTGGGACAATAATGAATGAAAACAGCTCAAAGAAACTTAGAAAACCATAGAAAAAAGCAATTGAATGATATGAAAGAAGGAGAAGACGTCACGTCTGACCACCTGCTTGTCAATTTGAATCTATCGGAAGAAGCATGCTTACTAGCTATAAGATCAAGCCTCACTCCTCTAACTATTTTTAAAACGGCAGCCAAATGAATTAAGAGTCAACAATTATAATGCTCCTTGTTTTATTGCTTGGAGGGCTAACATGGACATTCAATTTGTCCTTGATGTTTATGCATGTGCTACAGTTCATTGTCTCTTACATCTCAAAAACTCAAAAGGGGATGACTGAACTTTTGCATACAGCTTGTGCTGAAGCCAGAAAGGGAAAGTCAACCAtaaaccctaatcctaaccctaacgctaaccctaacgctaaatcatagacctctttcataatggcggccaaacaaaatactcttttcttttaatttcaaaagaatgagggcagtaggtctgaattaacataaatacatttttaaaatgtaaaactagtcgccatttatgaaagtggtctatgcaCTAGCCACATGTACCTTATAGGTAcctatttttgatattggctaatatGATTATACAAGTGTTTGATgcggtaggtacttggtgtattttgtcatttagtggttatctattgcataaaattatctaaacacggtaaaaccttcaaggttaggttagggtaattgtataattactgaacgttttataccttgtttaaaaaaaattgaaacaatataaaaagagacaccaagtacctaccgtTTGATGCAAATCCTTCCCATGGCTAAAAGCATTGAATCGTCCATTCTAGACTCGCTGGCGCTCGCAGCAACTACTACTTCTACtcctactaccactaccactaccactaccactaccactacaaCCACCAACACTGCCTCCGGCGCAGGCAATAACTCAGTGTAAAGGAGATCATTGTTGTCCTTTACAAATGTGGTAAAACATGAAGTGTCTCACATATTTCGTCATGATGGGTGGCCAATTCCTTTCAATTCATAATACCAAGAGCATCTTGTTAGCTATGACTAGGGCAAATAATGAACATTGTTCTCTCTCTCAGGCGTACACACGCTCTAATTCTAGCTATTTAGACAAGCTATAGTGAAAGAATAGTGCGGCATATTCCATAATTGATCTAATATAAGTAGAATAGAACACGCAGCCCTAAATCAGCGAGTGCAACCTTAGCTCTCTTTAGTTGTACTAATGAAATGCAACCTCTTGGAGGCCTTCTTAATTGTTTAATTAATATGGATGTTCCAGGTCAAATTATTGGAAATATAAGCCCTGTTAGCTTAACACTGTCTACTACATCCAAAGCATCGCCATTAATGAGAGTGGGCTCAAAATCCTGCTGCGACTTAGCAAACGAAGTTCGCTTTTCTTTACACTTCTCGGTGTTTAACTGAACTCTGTTTTCTAGTGACCATTGTATAACACTTTCTGCAGCAATTTGAATGTTCCAAACTCTCCATTCGCAACCGTTTCGGAGATGGTTTTGTCATCTACGTATTTCCATAAGTGTGCATTTTAGATAGCTATATCATTAATCGTGACTAAAAAAAGCAAGGGCCCTAATTTATTTCCCTGAGCGACGCCTTAGGGAACTGATCCCTACTCCTAGACGCATCCCTCAGTGACTCTCTGTTGGACGGCAAATCAATAATCCAATTAATTTTACTACTTAAGTACAATTTAACAAAACACAATTCCGGATATCATGGTCAGTAAGGTCGAAAGCTTTACAATAGTCAAACAAAACAGTTATTATAATAGCACTGTTCCAATCTGTACCCAAGTGTAAAGTATAACCAGCAAAGCAAGCGTGGTTGACAACTTTAGCACGGCGCCATATTGGTTCATGTCGAGATTCTCGAGTACAGCAGGCTTAATGTAATCATACACCACAAACTCTTCGGCAACCTTAGAAGTACAAGGTGTAAGTGAGTGAGGTTGGTGTTAgatcttccttttttttgttttggattaTCCGTGCTTaatgaatgaattcgaacaaagaGCGTGAAGCGACCCTTTTTATAGCGTGACTGCGTGTTTAAGACATCCTACGATTCATTGATTGTGTTGGTGTATTCTGAGTgcgcctgaagcgaacgaatgAGGCAGCTTtctaatcgggagaagaacacattttccTTCGAAACGCatgggattgtggtcaaaggcgcaacGAATTGCGGTTATGCGCGGTATGATCACATAGCctgttttgcttttcatttcgcttctcgTATCCTCAATCTATAGATAGTTTCaccgtcacgcaacaaaaaaagtcaattcgaaatcgttcaatgaaaaCCGCCAAGAAATcggaatgttgtaggaaacaaatctctTTAACCGcttctccaattctcaggtctgtgcggtacatcgtttctgagtaatttgtcgaagcgtttcacgcaactttatacAGTTTTGTATGGAGGAGGCTTTTATAGATTTTGTTATTGAAAGTAGCATATTATGCTACTAGCAGTGCTCTTTGTTTTGCCCAAATTATGTTCAAATTATGttcgtttttccaaattatgcacTTGTTCTTAAAATTATTCCCTTTGCAAAATGAGCGAAGCAAGTCCAAAAAACGTATCACGATCGTGTAGCAAGACTTTTTTGGTGTCGCAAGCTCCTCTTCCATTgcattttgctttctttgtcttgaGGCAACGGTGCCTGGCTATGTTTGCTGGTTCTAGTATGGCGTGACTGACgccattagacaaacttgcaaaTGAGAGGTACTGTGACCAACACCATCTGGCAACTTCCGGTCCCGTCATCTCGTGCCAGACTGCCAGCCTTCTAGGGaagctctctctctctgttaCCAAACCGCGAATGCggctaaaacattgaacaaaaatggtCTCAGGCTTATCAATACATACCGGTTATGATAGCAGtgctactttttaaaaaatcagcGAAACATTTGCTAGTTTCCTCAAATTATGCCAACAAATATGCTAGCAGAATCTATAAAAACCTtagtatggagacgccatgtggCCGGTAATCAACAAAAAACATGTGGAATTcactttgcaatgaaagcgcttacttttctcttctgaaataAAATGCATGTGTACGTACAGATTTCCTTATATACTTGAAAGGCTTAAACTACTGAGTTTCATAGGcatagaaatatttttttcaaccaaatag from Montipora capricornis isolate CH-2021 chromosome 12, ASM3666992v2, whole genome shotgun sequence encodes the following:
- the LOC138026633 gene encoding keratin-associated protein 10-4-like, which gives rise to MHLSIMFTLLTFQPSHWQLFGIPMTALLAKSFVFFDLRYQKMLLIALALIWADGTTFVSASNKTSCDHMRNNRSCVQDIMESSVFSSMYCGFTVPYDSCDQMCQDSKCDTIECRSLVRCGQNCFESRGCGSMTCNSKACDQHCSTPVCDGMKCVQDVESCEQVTARSMMCEARACKQTCGHSYESHECRMFCPARSGTCSQFGEKSSNATMFCVRDMCNQRCGIEGRCNMACWSPVPRPGICEQECSSGTCENMVCIASNCTQKCRHGDCNMVCSLGSKTCTQTANTDRINSKVDMECHSEICGQNCSNGTCNMTCSAAVKHCYQTCENGSTCIHKCDAEHCVITNCSIEEACFEQVYSRSTTTTNPTTTRKSTSATVPTTVGHPSASAPPKIRLSVLKVFVFFAFSFCL